The bacterium genome includes a region encoding these proteins:
- a CDS encoding HAMP domain-containing histidine kinase: MSTFTSIVLIIGILALLALCVVAFKSRKRCELLCENNDREQWELRRQLQLAEKDAETQRSEKEQSNLLQTNFLELLSHEMRTPLHAVGNYASFIREDLSGTGQIAVLSQVTNLERHIGKLSRLIEQIEILAKLNHNNSEFAPVSFSLLVAGKAYLFKGISQENNIQFDWNPGTEELWIRGVESSLRVLLDNVLENALTACSQGGTITATLMAQPASVLLEIKDSGVGLAMEDLEKLFAPFSKTQSSMNDHRDGSGLGLYLCRQVVFRHGGKINLTSAGLGKGTTVTIELPRYWMNPPGGSI, translated from the coding sequence ATGTCAACATTCACAAGCATTGTATTGATTATCGGGATACTTGCGCTATTGGCGTTATGTGTCGTTGCGTTCAAGTCGCGCAAACGGTGCGAGTTGCTTTGCGAAAACAACGACCGTGAACAGTGGGAGCTGCGGCGGCAATTGCAACTGGCGGAAAAGGATGCGGAAACGCAACGGTCGGAAAAAGAACAAAGCAATCTCCTCCAAACGAACTTCCTCGAGCTGTTGTCGCACGAAATGCGGACTCCACTCCATGCCGTCGGGAATTATGCCTCCTTCATTCGAGAAGACTTATCCGGGACCGGTCAAATTGCCGTACTATCTCAAGTAACGAACTTAGAGCGCCATATCGGAAAACTATCCCGATTGATCGAACAGATCGAAATATTAGCGAAACTAAATCACAACAACTCAGAGTTCGCACCGGTTTCTTTTAGTCTGTTGGTAGCTGGTAAGGCATATTTGTTTAAGGGTATCTCACAAGAGAATAACATCCAATTCGATTGGAATCCGGGAACCGAAGAATTGTGGATTCGCGGCGTTGAGTCTTCGTTGCGGGTTTTGCTGGATAATGTTTTAGAGAATGCGCTAACAGCCTGTTCGCAAGGCGGAACAATCACCGCTACGCTGATGGCACAGCCTGCCTCGGTTCTTTTGGAAATAAAAGATTCCGGCGTCGGTTTGGCAATGGAAGATTTGGAGAAACTGTTTGCGCCATTTTCCAAGACTCAATCATCGATGAATGACCATCGTGACGGATCAGGACTGGGATTGTATCTATGTCGTCAAGTTGTGTTTCGGCATGGCGGCAAAATAAACTTGACCAGCGCTGGGCTGGGTAAAGGGACAACCGTGACAATTGAGTTACCGCGCTACTGGATGAATCCGCCGGGAGGAAGTATATGA
- a CDS encoding TetR/AcrR family transcriptional regulator yields MRANIENQPEVYPEENPSEPKIDGDGYIDGQGNIVKDRDQIDSHNVKDLTNIDIASHLIPPNPRTPRGQIFMAASRLFSEYGFRGTNTRAIAKEAGVKQVMLHYYFGSKEHLYEAVLKYEGVSMLAVIFGENPKKKSPEEMLIDSPIRLMTVLHDNPQWASLLRREIADGAVHLRKALQDVSEHGPLGANLHFHDAYQTAVRTGKAIDLPIEAVRECLLAIGYSAIYLAPLISMINERDFHSEVVWEEWKLTLSTILKRGLLILPDEPSLLPEPILAAVVT; encoded by the coding sequence ATGAGAGCTAATATTGAAAACCAACCGGAAGTGTATCCTGAAGAGAACCCATCGGAGCCAAAAATTGATGGAGATGGATATATCGATGGACAAGGAAACATCGTGAAAGACCGAGATCAAATTGATTCGCACAATGTGAAAGACCTAACTAATATTGACATAGCAAGTCATTTGATTCCACCAAACCCTCGAACTCCGCGGGGACAGATTTTCATGGCAGCTTCGCGATTATTTTCAGAGTACGGTTTTCGCGGCACGAACACGCGCGCAATCGCAAAGGAAGCTGGTGTAAAACAAGTCATGCTGCATTATTACTTTGGCAGCAAGGAACACCTCTACGAAGCCGTTTTGAAATACGAAGGGGTGTCGATGTTGGCGGTCATTTTTGGTGAAAATCCGAAAAAAAAATCTCCCGAGGAAATGCTAATCGACTCGCCGATTCGACTGATGACAGTATTGCATGACAATCCCCAATGGGCTTCTTTGCTGCGCCGTGAAATTGCCGATGGCGCTGTTCATTTGCGAAAAGCGCTACAAGATGTTTCAGAGCACGGTCCGCTCGGAGCGAATCTTCACTTTCACGATGCCTACCAAACCGCCGTACGAACTGGAAAAGCAATCGACTTACCAATTGAAGCAGTGCGTGAATGCTTGTTGGCGATTGGTTACAGCGCCATCTATCTCGCGCCACTCATTTCAATGATCAACGAAAGAGATTTTCATAGCGAAGTGGTTTGGGAAGAGTGGAAACTAACGTTGAGTACAATATTGAAACGGGGTTTACTGATTCTCCCGGACGAACCGAGTTTGCTACCGGAGCCAATCCTGGCAGCAGTAGTTACATGA
- a CDS encoding response regulator has product MNPKILVVDDSPVNREICRRSLANAFTIIEAESGEDCLQKVKEQKPNLILLDIMMGGIDGFTVLENLNSDPTTSGIPVLLLTAKGDIKDKQRGFELGAMDYITKPFDRLELLARVEARLRAKLEEERRVETAALEARSKAVSQLLITLSHYINNALAVLLGNIQIINPEDPEAVKRFLTQAKNQSERIRAVIAVLQDAAQKMNLRTMDDVGRKDFLFDIRDEMQKKLDDLQQVTDKSMSDWK; this is encoded by the coding sequence ATGAACCCGAAAATTTTAGTCGTCGACGATAGCCCGGTGAACCGGGAAATATGTCGGCGAAGTTTGGCGAATGCGTTTACAATCATCGAAGCGGAGAGTGGGGAAGATTGTCTGCAAAAGGTGAAAGAACAGAAACCGAATCTCATTCTACTTGATATCATGATGGGTGGAATCGATGGCTTTACCGTTCTCGAAAACCTGAACTCCGATCCGACTACATCGGGAATTCCGGTGTTGTTACTTACCGCAAAAGGCGATATCAAAGACAAACAGCGTGGCTTTGAATTAGGAGCAATGGATTACATTACCAAACCGTTCGACCGCTTGGAGCTGTTAGCGCGGGTGGAAGCACGCTTGCGGGCGAAATTGGAAGAGGAGCGCAGAGTTGAGACTGCTGCCTTGGAAGCGCGCAGCAAAGCCGTATCGCAATTGCTGATAACGCTCTCGCATTACATTAATAATGCATTGGCAGTACTATTAGGTAACATCCAAATTATTAATCCGGAAGACCCGGAAGCAGTGAAGCGGTTTCTTACCCAAGCGAAAAACCAATCCGAGCGGATTCGCGCTGTGATTGCTGTATTGCAGGATGCTGCTCAGAAGATGAATTTGCGAACGATGGATGATGTCGGCAGAAAAGATTTCTTATTCGACATTCGCGACGAAATGCAGAAAAAATTAGATGACTTGCAGCAGGTGACCGACAAATCAATGTCGGATTGGAAGTAG
- a CDS encoding YHS domain-containing protein, producing MKKSTNVVTDPICGMMLDIETAYSTEHGGKTAYFCSDLCRQIYLLTPENELQENRDECCHGSLQHEKCCGRHQHAVREEKSHNNYQQISGEL from the coding sequence ATGAAAAAGTCAACAAACGTAGTAACTGATCCGATCTGTGGAATGATGTTAGATATCGAAACTGCTTACTCCACGGAACACGGTGGCAAAACAGCATATTTCTGCAGTGATTTGTGCCGGCAGATATATCTCTTAACGCCCGAGAACGAACTGCAGGAAAATCGGGATGAGTGCTGTCACGGCAGCCTCCAACATGAAAAATGTTGTGGTAGGCACCAGCATGCGGTGCGGGAAGAAAAATCGCACAACAACTATCAGCAAATCAGTGGTGAGCTATAA
- a CDS encoding DUF4382 domain-containing protein → MKNHETVNSLIALFAIVLLSTVGFIGCTDESNSNNSNPSQGEIKMYLVDSPSEYDAVNIVVTEVAVHFESSDSVSGWIVINDSVRTVNLLSLTNGTYELLGTHRLDIGRYSQVRLKVGTGSNIVVDGQYYPLNIPSGTQTGLKLNHQFDIASDALYELTLDFDVSRSIHLTGNHQYQMRPVIRVAANLVSGTIGGIVVPYLSTTLVSTTIGSDTVSTYVTTISGAFKLMALPAGNYSVMINSGSEAYYDSTLTGIAVIAHQNTSLGTIVLRHR, encoded by the coding sequence ATGAAAAATCATGAAACCGTTAACAGTCTAATAGCTTTGTTTGCGATTGTTTTGTTATCAACGGTGGGGTTCATTGGTTGTACGGATGAATCAAATTCTAACAACAGCAATCCGTCGCAAGGCGAGATTAAAATGTACTTGGTGGACTCGCCTTCTGAGTATGACGCCGTCAACATTGTCGTAACCGAGGTGGCGGTACACTTCGAATCGAGCGATTCGGTATCGGGTTGGATAGTAATCAACGACTCGGTGCGTACGGTTAATCTGCTAAGTCTGACGAATGGTACCTACGAGCTGCTCGGAACTCACCGCCTCGATATTGGAAGGTATTCACAAGTTCGGCTAAAGGTTGGGACAGGTAGTAACATTGTTGTCGATGGACAATACTATCCCTTGAACATTCCAAGTGGCACCCAAACCGGATTAAAGCTCAACCATCAGTTTGATATCGCATCCGACGCGCTATATGAGTTGACACTCGATTTTGACGTATCGCGCTCGATACATCTGACCGGAAATCACCAGTATCAAATGAGACCGGTGATTCGGGTTGCTGCGAATCTTGTTTCCGGAACGATAGGAGGGATTGTTGTTCCATACTTATCGACTACTTTGGTATCGACGACAATAGGATCAGATACCGTTTCAACTTATGTAACTACCATCAGCGGTGCATTTAAATTGATGGCGCTCCCGGCTGGTAACTACTCAGTAATGATCAATTCCGGTAGTGAAGCGTATTACGATTCGACATTAACGGGAATAGCAGTCATAGCGCACCAGAACACGTCGTTAGGTACGATTGTATTGCGCCATCGATAA
- a CDS encoding DUF2934 domain-containing protein — translation MNHYRHHEKEETVSSKLSHEEVAKEAFLIYHNEGCPDGRDVNNWLDAEEVLLIRAISKISEK, via the coding sequence ATGAATCACTATCGCCATCACGAAAAAGAAGAAACCGTGAGTTCAAAACTATCGCATGAAGAGGTTGCCAAGGAGGCATTTCTCATTTATCACAACGAAGGTTGCCCCGACGGGCGCGATGTGAATAACTGGTTGGATGCGGAAGAAGTTCTCTTAATTCGCGCGATAAGTAAAATCTCCGAGAAGTAA
- a CDS encoding CAP domain-containing protein: MSRSITIGCLFLLGLLYPSDRSDGKSNRWSREPEGLAAAIRENNSQPVLREFLDSDVTLRLKLAQLDYINVQRKKHGVKPLQYDVVAGRVMQSHIAEMTQARSFAHQNRNGEYAFHRFAKSGRTDHVQENLFAVFTTGVYQRSNEEFASKMREGVDAFLAEIPPNDGHRKALLDPNATHVGIGFAQANDDQSFRYGELFVHKYVELARPPVCLTSRDTLEIIGRMIDLEYGPYAFFGYWTPPLKTPSRADTFTDKPYFDGSSDAVIQRWPWDFQNYKPLGETFSLRIPLHGIQPGLIYGVLHVKNQISTIPYRIGGKATSEGTVSAGAIVIEIIE, from the coding sequence ATGAGTAGATCGATCACTATCGGATGTTTATTCTTGCTCGGTTTGCTGTATCCGAGTGATCGCAGCGACGGCAAGAGTAATCGCTGGAGCCGTGAACCGGAAGGTTTGGCGGCGGCTATCCGCGAGAACAATTCACAACCGGTGCTGCGGGAATTTCTCGATTCTGACGTAACCTTGCGACTGAAACTCGCTCAACTCGACTACATCAACGTTCAACGAAAAAAACATGGCGTTAAACCGCTGCAATACGATGTTGTCGCCGGTCGTGTAATGCAAAGCCATATCGCCGAAATGACGCAAGCCCGCTCCTTTGCCCATCAAAATCGAAATGGCGAGTATGCGTTTCACCGGTTCGCGAAAAGTGGACGCACCGATCATGTACAAGAGAATTTGTTTGCAGTGTTTACCACCGGGGTGTATCAACGCAGTAACGAGGAATTTGCCAGTAAAATGCGCGAAGGAGTCGACGCATTTTTAGCGGAGATACCACCCAATGATGGTCATCGCAAAGCGCTACTCGATCCGAACGCTACTCATGTTGGAATCGGATTTGCCCAAGCAAATGACGATCAGAGTTTTCGTTATGGTGAGTTGTTTGTCCACAAATACGTCGAGTTGGCTCGTCCTCCGGTTTGCTTAACGAGTCGCGACACCCTTGAGATTATTGGACGAATGATTGATTTAGAGTATGGACCCTATGCATTCTTTGGGTATTGGACTCCTCCATTGAAAACACCATCCCGTGCAGACACCTTCACCGACAAACCATACTTCGATGGTTCTTCCGATGCAGTCATCCAACGTTGGCCGTGGGATTTTCAGAATTATAAACCACTCGGAGAAACCTTTTCTCTTCGGATTCCATTACATGGGATACAACCGGGTCTAATCTACGGGGTGCTTCATGTCAAAAATCAAATATCGACGATTCCATATCGTATCGGTGGAAAGGCAACATCAGAAGGAACAGTTAGCGCAGGAGCTATCGTGATTGAGATAATCGAATAG
- a CDS encoding zinc-dependent alcohol dehydrogenase family protein — protein MKALVYHGPGEYAWEEKTNPVVRNATDAIVAITHTTICGTDLHILKGNVPEIHGGLTLGHEGTGVVTQIGASVTSFKVGDKVLISCITSCGKCDPCRKGMFSHCEVGGWILGHLIDGTQAEYVRVPYADTSMYHIPEGVNEEALVMLSDILPTGFECGVLNGHVTPGDIVAIIGSGPIGLAALLTAQFYSPAQIIMVDPDQNRLNTAKVLGATMLVQNDKGNAVAKIMSHTNGKGVDVAIEAVGVAATFEICQGIVADGGHIANIGVHSKSVELHLEKLWSSNITITTRLVDTVSIRVLMKAVQSGKLQPQQLISHRFVLNDIMKAYETFGNAAREKALKVILSKPLELEQKTVVTA, from the coding sequence ATGAAAGCGCTTGTTTATCACGGACCGGGTGAATATGCCTGGGAAGAAAAAACGAATCCGGTTGTGCGTAATGCAACCGACGCAATTGTTGCAATCACGCACACCACAATCTGTGGAACGGACTTGCATATCCTGAAAGGCAATGTTCCCGAAATCCATGGAGGTTTGACCCTCGGTCATGAGGGTACCGGAGTCGTTACTCAAATCGGAGCGAGTGTTACCAGTTTCAAAGTTGGCGACAAGGTGTTGATCTCGTGCATTACTTCCTGTGGAAAATGCGATCCATGTCGTAAGGGAATGTTCTCACATTGTGAGGTCGGTGGTTGGATTCTCGGGCATCTCATCGACGGAACTCAGGCGGAATATGTGCGGGTGCCTTATGCCGACACAAGTATGTATCACATTCCCGAAGGAGTTAATGAGGAAGCGTTGGTCATGCTGAGCGACATACTGCCAACCGGTTTCGAGTGCGGTGTTCTCAATGGTCATGTGACACCAGGTGACATAGTGGCAATCATCGGTTCCGGACCCATTGGTCTTGCCGCGTTGCTTACAGCACAATTCTATTCTCCCGCGCAAATCATCATGGTCGATCCGGATCAGAATCGTCTAAACACTGCTAAAGTCCTCGGTGCAACGATGCTGGTTCAAAACGACAAAGGAAATGCGGTTGCGAAGATCATGTCCCATACTAATGGTAAAGGAGTTGATGTCGCGATCGAAGCAGTCGGTGTAGCAGCGACGTTCGAGATCTGCCAGGGAATCGTTGCCGATGGCGGACACATCGCAAACATTGGCGTACACAGCAAGAGTGTAGAACTGCATCTCGAAAAACTGTGGTCAAGTAACATTACCATAACTACTCGATTGGTCGACACTGTGTCAATTCGTGTTCTGATGAAAGCAGTGCAATCGGGGAAACTGCAACCACAACAACTAATCTCACATCGATTCGTGCTCAACGATATCATGAAAGCATACGAAACATTTGGGAATGCCGCACGTGAGAAGGCACTCAAAGTAATTCTTTCGAAGCCGTTAGAGTTGGAGCAGAAAACTGTCGTCACAGCTTGA
- a CDS encoding CsbD family protein produces the protein MNKLSIKGNWNEVAGKLKQKFASLTDDDLLFEEGKEEELLGRLQKKLGKTEEEIRETISNS, from the coding sequence ATGAACAAGTTAAGTATTAAGGGTAACTGGAATGAAGTCGCAGGCAAGCTGAAACAAAAATTCGCAAGCCTGACCGATGACGATCTCCTCTTTGAAGAGGGGAAGGAAGAGGAGCTGTTGGGGAGACTGCAAAAGAAACTCGGTAAAACCGAAGAGGAAATTCGCGAGACAATTTCAAATAGCTGA
- a CDS encoding FapA family protein produces the protein MSRSSKEENTVQQLHLQLVASNSDQWRVRARLKETDLQSMELTVNHLRSIKSYLSEKFTVPVEALVFAEVTKKEEDGAWLYTTFLIRRTDIGAGDPKVRLLPGIDRAGREYPDIKAVLDVLPLDAEGEPTTLQSIKAAVRAARIDPRLVPANSCEEAYQILIDQSSPVINYILAEGKIPECGNDAIVETLFESKPQPALLQSHLTLQRVIEGDILCRRYPAQPGKASGYNIRGEELKPVAGWEIDLLAGDGVEIRGNGTLAIAKRDGSVEYRWSFRNVVSLDGEKELPVSITVSVVPVRVVDAKDVLTLATDDAIEIVGTIRSGSEIISSNSITINGNVEDNVRISSQSNIVVKGDVKSAELMTDRQIVIKGDVGECVISARENVTIQGTIRNCKIHADTIVADTYCGSALIANQSVRLKRIETDESGMISTISLGIQGFNALRVKDNETFIAQTEEKIRGYEATFGEDILEGLTSGSVQSSFVKYLSKLRRQPDYTPLSQQELLRLRSLLESIPATRMMLLARKQEKISLERQMEEQKDRGAASLIIEEHVNGDAFIQIDNAEGVLSSPIKGRTEIRANEDGTLEIT, from the coding sequence ATGAGTCGAAGCTCTAAAGAAGAAAACACTGTTCAACAACTGCATCTTCAGTTAGTCGCCAGCAATAGCGACCAGTGGCGTGTTCGCGCTCGGTTGAAAGAAACCGATCTTCAATCGATGGAGCTAACAGTCAATCATCTTCGTTCAATAAAATCCTATCTTTCCGAGAAGTTTACTGTTCCGGTGGAAGCGCTTGTGTTTGCTGAAGTCACGAAGAAGGAAGAAGATGGCGCTTGGCTCTATACAACTTTTTTAATTCGGCGGACGGATATTGGAGCGGGCGATCCAAAAGTCAGGTTGTTACCGGGCATCGACCGAGCCGGCCGCGAGTATCCCGATATAAAAGCCGTACTCGACGTCCTTCCGTTGGATGCAGAAGGCGAACCAACCACCCTCCAGAGCATCAAGGCGGCAGTGAGGGCGGCTCGAATTGATCCAAGGCTTGTTCCGGCAAACAGTTGTGAAGAAGCATATCAGATACTTATCGATCAGAGTAGTCCGGTAATCAATTATATTCTTGCCGAAGGAAAGATCCCCGAGTGTGGAAACGACGCGATCGTTGAAACTCTATTTGAATCAAAACCGCAACCTGCACTCCTACAATCTCATCTGACTTTACAGCGGGTCATTGAAGGCGATATACTCTGCCGCAGATACCCTGCACAACCGGGCAAGGCTTCCGGTTACAATATCCGGGGCGAGGAGTTGAAGCCAGTTGCAGGGTGGGAAATCGATCTCCTTGCCGGCGACGGCGTCGAAATCCGAGGTAATGGTACACTTGCTATCGCAAAACGTGATGGATCAGTTGAGTACCGGTGGTCATTTCGTAATGTCGTCAGCCTCGATGGCGAAAAAGAGCTACCCGTCAGCATCACTGTTAGTGTTGTTCCAGTCCGGGTCGTCGACGCAAAGGATGTTTTGACACTTGCTACCGACGATGCAATTGAAATAGTCGGAACAATCAGAAGCGGCAGTGAAATAATCTCGTCAAATTCGATAACAATCAATGGAAATGTCGAAGATAATGTACGGATTAGCTCACAATCCAACATCGTTGTCAAGGGGGATGTAAAAAGCGCAGAATTAATGACCGATCGGCAAATTGTCATTAAGGGAGATGTCGGCGAATGTGTTATCTCGGCTAGGGAAAACGTCACGATTCAAGGGACAATACGTAATTGTAAAATTCATGCCGATACGATTGTCGCCGACACCTATTGTGGCAGTGCATTGATTGCTAACCAGTCAGTCCGATTGAAGCGAATCGAAACCGACGAATCCGGTATGATTAGCACAATTTCCCTTGGAATTCAAGGATTCAACGCCTTACGAGTGAAAGATAATGAAACCTTCATTGCTCAAACCGAGGAGAAGATCCGGGGATACGAAGCGACATTCGGTGAAGATATTTTAGAGGGTTTAACATCTGGATCGGTGCAATCCTCCTTTGTAAAATACCTCTCGAAGTTGCGCCGACAACCCGACTACACCCCGTTATCGCAACAAGAACTGCTTCGATTGCGCTCGCTGCTGGAATCGATTCCCGCCACTCGAATGATGCTGCTTGCGCGGAAACAAGAGAAGATCAGTTTAGAACGGCAGATGGAAGAGCAGAAAGACCGTGGGGCTGCGTCGCTTATCATTGAAGAACATGTAAACGGCGATGCATTCATTCAGATCGACAACGCGGAAGGGGTGTTAAGTAGTCCAATTAAAGGACGTACCGAAATCCGAGCGAACGAGGATGGCACGTTGGAAATCACATAG